Proteins encoded by one window of Lycium barbarum isolate Lr01 chromosome 11, ASM1917538v2, whole genome shotgun sequence:
- the LOC132618264 gene encoding interactor of constitutive active ROPs 4-like: protein MPRSRGSEMPQRQSPRGPPQLRTSSSDSDPLHHRSVPDRSPKLGDRRSPRGAQSDPLNQRKLGTRIADLESQLGQAQDELKSLKGQLASAEAAKKAAQEQLEKKNKKPTVAEPEQIQETDNNNDDDNKNNPTHEIPDNDELKETDVFEVPVEKVTVERPPNVEISHPSTEFEPEKPSVEELNLKDEGISSLKSKLEEKEKEVQAFCQENESLKKELNEKMLEILSVKAKEDEMTLKLNQVTQELETSKNDGVNIKEKLEATEKVKEALENEMKKLRVQTEQWRKAADAAAAVLAGGAVEMNGKRISERCGSMDKHYGNVFEPAVGGYGSYMGSPGLVDDSDDVFAHGKRKGSGIKMFGDLWKKKGHK from the exons ATGCCACGATCAAG GGGATCAGAAATGCCTCAAAGGCAATCGCCTCGAGGTCCTCCACAACTCAGAACATCAAGCTCTGATTCCGATCCTCTACACCATCGGTCAGTGCCTGACCGGAGTCCTAAATTAGGCGATCGTCGCTCTCCACGAGGTGCTCAATCTGATCCACTGAACCAAAGGAAACTTGGTACAAGAATTGCAGATTTGGAATCCCAACTTGGTCAAGCACAGGATGAGCTCAAATCTCTTAAAGGACAGTTAGCTTCAGCCGAGGCTGCAAAAAAAGCAGCTCAAGAACAGCTAGAGAAGAAAAACAAGAAACCAACTGTTGCTGAGCCTGAACAAATCCAAGAAACTGACAACAACAACGACGACGATAACAAAAACAATCCAACTCATGAAATTCCAGATAATGATGAACTGAAAGAAACTGATGTTTTTGAAGTTCCAGTTGAGAAGGTAACTGTGGAGCGTCCTCCAAATGTTGAAATTAGCCACCCCTCTACTGAATTTGAACCAGAGAAACCATCAGTCGAAGAGCTGAATTTGAAAGATGAAGGAATAAGCTCATTGAAATCCAAGTTggaggagaaagagaaagaggtTCAGGCTTTTTGCCAAGAAAATGAGAGCCTGAAGAAGGAGTTGAACGAAAAGATGCTAGAGATATTGTCCGTTAAGGCCAAGGAAGACGAAATGACCCTCAAGCTAAACCAAGTAACACAAGAGCTTGAAACAAGCAAGAATGATGGAGTTAACATAAAGGAGAAACTCGAAGCCACTGAAAAGGTGAAAGAGGCATTAGAAAATGAGATGAAGAAACTAAGAGTCCAAACAGAACAATGGAGGAAGGCTGCAGATGCTGCTGCAGCAGTATTAGCGGGAGGAGCTGTGGAGATGAATGGGAAAAGGATATCGGAGAGGTGTGGATCAATGGATAAGCACTATGGTAATGTATTTGAACCAGCTGTTGGAGGATATGGAAGTTACATGGGTTCGCCGGGGTTGGTTGATGATTCTGATGATGTTTTCGCACATGGTAAGAGAAAAGGTTCTGGTATTAAGATGTTTGGTGACCTCTGGAAGAAGAAGGGCCACAAATAA